In Paenibacillus larvae subsp. larvae, the following proteins share a genomic window:
- a CDS encoding LCP family protein, producing MRRLIKTLMLLMGLFILGSASLYSYNLYSAASAFSKNKFAGDDEYSPPAWEGKERVNILLLGGDSRGQKEEDQTNQRSDSMMIASIDPVTKKASLLSVLRDTYVDIPGKNRQDRINAAFAAGGPKLAMKTVSELLNIPIQYYIYTDFKGFINVVDSIGGIDLDVEKDMDYTDSGDGHEFDIHLKKGMQHMDGKTALQYVRFRHVAQSDFARSERQRKFLTEIAKKMQTTSSLKKLPDIVRDIEPYIDTNLNIMDMIKLATLGFQVQTSDLPTTQIPPNELLVEKRINGAQVLTTDKIKLRKYVRDFMNGTADSGSSSKDAGSSSGNTNKTGTGGNKSNTKK from the coding sequence ATGAGAAGATTAATAAAGACCCTTATGTTGTTGATGGGCCTCTTTATCCTTGGTTCCGCAAGTTTGTACTCTTATAACTTATACTCGGCAGCAAGCGCATTCTCCAAAAATAAATTTGCCGGTGACGATGAGTATTCTCCTCCAGCCTGGGAAGGAAAAGAAAGAGTCAATATTCTGCTGCTGGGCGGAGACTCCCGCGGACAAAAGGAAGAGGACCAAACGAATCAGCGCTCCGATTCCATGATGATAGCATCCATTGACCCTGTAACTAAAAAAGCTTCCCTTCTATCCGTTTTGCGTGATACCTATGTAGATATTCCAGGGAAGAATCGGCAGGACCGGATTAACGCGGCCTTTGCAGCCGGAGGTCCGAAACTGGCGATGAAAACCGTCAGCGAACTACTGAACATCCCGATTCAGTACTATATATATACGGACTTTAAAGGCTTCATTAATGTAGTGGATTCTATTGGCGGCATAGATCTGGATGTCGAAAAAGATATGGATTATACAGACTCGGGCGACGGCCATGAATTTGATATTCATCTGAAAAAAGGCATGCAGCATATGGACGGGAAAACGGCTCTCCAATATGTCCGCTTCCGCCACGTTGCCCAGTCTGACTTTGCCCGTTCCGAACGGCAACGCAAGTTCCTGACGGAAATCGCTAAAAAAATGCAGACGACAAGCTCTTTAAAGAAACTGCCTGATATTGTCCGGGACATAGAGCCGTACATTGATACGAATCTGAATATTATGGATATGATCAAGCTTGCTACTCTAGGTTTTCAAGTCCAGACTTCCGATCTGCCAACCACACAGATTCCTCCAAATGAACTGCTTGTGGAGAAACGGATTAATGGAGCCCAGGTTTTGACTACTGATAAGATCAAACTAAGAAAATATGTGCGCGATTTTATGAACGGCACTGCAGATTCCGGCTCATCCTCCAAGGATGCCGGCAGCAGTTCCGGCAATACAAATAAAACCGGTACAGGCGGAAACAAGTCGAATACGAAGAAATAA
- a CDS encoding glutamate synthase-related protein: MNQAMRNEGRFQQLLLTEHDSCGIVCVIEKDGHPSRDNIQRTIDALVKMEHRSGFINGEGDGCGILTDIPRALWQSKLEKAGLDGKLAYDERFSIAHIFVPRLGELSPDEIQNEVRSLFTSMEVSILLEQENEVDNSVLGPNGLNDEPIFWQIASLCSKAEIHVPDHLFEVHIAIEEKVPVHVASFSNVTAAYKVMGVASILPKYFNDTRNPLFASQVTIGHNRYSTNTLSSFFRVQPFSLLGHNGEINTVKKMRYEAEMIGVPLVEGGSDSQDMNRTIETFIHRFGMSLFETMELVFPPIIHEMKLFKPELQDLYVYYRQIWGHYAQGPAGIVSRYGDECIFSVDALGLRPVWMVETGKSLYFSSEQGIVQVGEMVAEPKPIAPGEKVGVRLHPGAPIEVIPYEQVQALVYERTTSRVNVSGMRRHLEGGEFEKAEESIPDLTITDSLYSSFGWDREGIQMIETMSETGAEPIRSLGHDGPLAAIHWERQNIPDFIKESVAVVTNPAIDRDRETEHFSTRVVMGPRPSIGNVDDRYRVELLTPLLLEGSNGHESLSKLGQPSLEDLIQSFKEKDPGSVNLLPLTFKKGTSIVEALERLAEEAVQLVSGGTSLLILDDSESHQNDNLWLDPHLAVSKLDIALRSQKLAFGDNLRRHVSLVLRSAAVRNLHDIIVACGLGVDAVSPYLLFVTASAEEGPAAAHKVYSALTKGIEKVISTIGTHELRGYTRFFSSIGLKPEIAEVLDIINYLGSKTAGTGFASLEEQAEARYADFTNTKAKAARNFHFFNRMWKALGEAASGTAPYENYRDKLAEEEAKNPISIRHLAAFEEGRNSIDPSLVDISVGDHDLPMLISSMSFGSQNETAFRAYAEAGERLNMVTMNGEGGEIKDMLGNYKRTRGAQVASGRFGVNVELANAVAFLEIKIGQGAKPGEGGHLPGSKVTAKVAAARNATIGSDLISPSNNHDIYSIEDLAQIISELKEASGRKAKIIVKVPVVPGIGTIAVGVAKAGADVITLSGFDGGTGAARIHSLTHVGLLTEIGTKLAHVALIEAGLRHKIEIWSDGGMKSGADVLKMILLGANRCGFGSLAMQAIGCTACRGCHLDTCHVGIATQIDSLEEAEEKGLRRFVPRKYDKAVDGLVRLFGAMGEEIRKITADLGFTRTQDLVGRSDLLKQVRQLDRLDLSDILRPAPVEFINPAQAVEEAAVASSDIKIAAGAEGQEFFPDTLSLDAPIQRIWSRVNAESRILGSRYASHRVRNRFDGSYDLLPEVSLRLVDGSVPGNGLGAFNSRGLNITVQGGAEDGVGKMAFGGKVSVLKSPDRHGRFINGSVGKSFGYGAQKGLFLIQGNADTRACIRFSGADVVFGGEVTEPLRDELGCLAGRANLKGFAFEYMTNGRAVVLGDPGPWICAGMTGGVIYQRIQPELGLDEAAIQRRIAKGAKVRIEALGEKGEQDLKELLGAYRNELAESGQSQAVAKIDGLLSNLGSNFIRIAPARLQADQSVATE, from the coding sequence ATGAACCAAGCTATGCGAAACGAAGGTCGCTTTCAGCAGCTGCTCCTGACAGAGCACGACAGCTGCGGAATTGTCTGTGTAATCGAGAAAGACGGTCACCCTTCCCGTGACAATATTCAACGTACGATTGATGCCCTGGTTAAGATGGAACACCGTTCCGGGTTTATCAATGGTGAGGGTGACGGATGCGGAATTTTGACTGATATCCCGCGCGCCCTCTGGCAATCCAAACTGGAAAAAGCCGGACTTGACGGAAAGCTGGCTTATGACGAACGGTTTTCCATTGCCCATATTTTTGTTCCGCGCCTGGGTGAACTGAGTCCTGACGAGATTCAAAACGAGGTAAGATCCCTGTTCACCTCCATGGAAGTCTCCATTCTGCTGGAACAGGAAAATGAAGTGGATAACAGCGTACTCGGCCCCAACGGCCTCAATGACGAACCCATCTTCTGGCAGATTGCCTCCCTATGCAGCAAAGCCGAAATTCACGTACCGGACCATCTGTTTGAGGTTCATATTGCCATCGAGGAGAAAGTGCCCGTTCACGTCGCCTCCTTCAGCAACGTAACAGCCGCCTACAAAGTGATGGGAGTCGCCAGCATCCTGCCAAAATATTTCAATGATACCCGTAATCCGTTATTTGCCTCCCAAGTCACGATCGGACATAACCGTTATTCTACCAATACACTCTCAAGCTTTTTCCGGGTGCAGCCTTTTTCATTGCTCGGCCATAACGGAGAGATTAATACCGTAAAAAAAATGCGCTATGAAGCGGAAATGATCGGCGTTCCCCTGGTAGAAGGCGGAAGCGATTCCCAGGATATGAACCGTACGATTGAAACCTTTATTCACCGCTTTGGGATGAGTTTATTTGAAACAATGGAACTTGTTTTCCCTCCTATTATTCATGAGATGAAATTGTTTAAACCTGAGCTGCAGGATTTGTACGTTTACTACCGTCAAATCTGGGGTCATTATGCACAGGGGCCGGCCGGCATTGTTTCCCGGTACGGGGATGAATGTATATTCAGTGTTGATGCGTTAGGGTTGCGTCCCGTCTGGATGGTAGAAACAGGGAAATCTCTGTACTTTTCCTCCGAGCAGGGGATCGTTCAAGTTGGGGAAATGGTGGCGGAACCCAAACCCATCGCCCCCGGGGAGAAGGTCGGTGTAAGGCTTCATCCTGGTGCTCCTATTGAGGTCATTCCCTATGAGCAAGTCCAGGCTCTAGTCTATGAACGGACTACATCAAGAGTCAATGTATCCGGCATGCGCCGGCACCTGGAAGGCGGAGAATTCGAAAAAGCCGAAGAAAGCATCCCGGACCTTACCATCACGGATTCCCTCTACAGCTCATTCGGTTGGGACCGGGAAGGCATTCAGATGATCGAAACCATGTCTGAAACAGGGGCGGAACCAATACGTTCTTTGGGTCATGACGGACCGCTGGCTGCTATTCACTGGGAACGCCAAAACATTCCCGATTTCATTAAGGAAAGTGTAGCGGTCGTAACAAACCCGGCCATTGACCGGGACCGGGAAACCGAACATTTCTCTACAAGAGTTGTAATGGGCCCCCGGCCTTCCATTGGAAACGTGGATGACCGCTACCGGGTCGAACTACTCACTCCCCTTCTGCTTGAGGGTTCCAATGGCCATGAAAGCCTGAGCAAGCTGGGTCAGCCCTCCCTGGAAGACTTGATTCAATCCTTTAAGGAAAAGGACCCCGGTTCCGTGAATCTGTTACCCCTTACTTTCAAAAAAGGTACTTCCATTGTAGAGGCTTTGGAACGTTTGGCTGAAGAGGCGGTACAGCTTGTTAGCGGGGGCACCTCCCTTCTGATTCTGGACGACAGCGAGTCCCATCAGAATGATAATCTGTGGCTCGACCCTCATTTGGCCGTGTCCAAGTTGGATATCGCTCTGCGCAGTCAAAAGCTCGCATTTGGAGATAACCTGCGCCGGCATGTGTCCCTGGTTCTGCGTTCTGCAGCGGTCCGTAACCTGCATGATATCATTGTAGCCTGCGGTCTCGGTGTAGATGCGGTATCACCGTATCTGCTTTTTGTCACAGCATCCGCCGAGGAAGGACCGGCTGCAGCCCATAAAGTATACTCGGCCTTAACCAAAGGAATTGAGAAAGTAATTTCGACAATAGGCACGCATGAACTGCGCGGATATACCCGCTTCTTCTCATCAATCGGCCTGAAACCGGAAATTGCCGAAGTATTGGATATTATAAATTATCTGGGCAGTAAAACAGCCGGCACAGGATTTGCCTCCCTGGAAGAGCAGGCAGAAGCCAGATATGCTGATTTTACCAATACCAAAGCAAAGGCGGCCCGTAACTTCCATTTCTTTAACCGGATGTGGAAGGCGCTCGGGGAAGCGGCATCCGGAACGGCTCCTTATGAAAACTACCGCGACAAGCTGGCGGAGGAAGAAGCCAAAAATCCGATTTCCATTCGTCATCTTGCCGCCTTTGAAGAAGGCCGGAATTCGATTGATCCGTCCCTTGTCGATATCTCGGTCGGCGACCACGATCTTCCTATGCTGATCTCCTCCATGTCATTCGGCTCCCAGAACGAGACAGCTTTCCGTGCCTATGCGGAAGCCGGGGAGCGCTTGAACATGGTAACAATGAACGGAGAAGGCGGAGAAATTAAAGACATGCTGGGCAATTACAAGAGGACCCGTGGGGCTCAGGTAGCTTCCGGACGTTTCGGGGTCAATGTTGAATTAGCCAATGCCGTGGCTTTCCTTGAAATTAAAATCGGCCAGGGGGCCAAGCCTGGAGAAGGCGGGCATTTACCGGGTTCCAAGGTTACGGCCAAAGTGGCGGCGGCCCGGAATGCCACTATCGGTTCCGATTTGATCTCGCCGTCCAACAACCATGATATTTATTCGATTGAAGACTTGGCCCAGATCATCTCCGAGCTGAAAGAAGCAAGCGGCCGGAAAGCCAAGATCATTGTGAAAGTTCCTGTCGTTCCGGGAATCGGCACTATCGCAGTAGGCGTTGCCAAAGCGGGCGCTGACGTCATCACGCTTTCCGGTTTCGATGGAGGTACAGGAGCCGCGCGTATTCATTCCTTGACTCATGTAGGATTGCTGACAGAGATCGGAACAAAACTGGCCCATGTGGCCCTAATTGAGGCAGGTCTGCGGCATAAAATTGAGATCTGGTCGGATGGCGGAATGAAATCCGGCGCCGATGTATTGAAGATGATCCTACTTGGCGCAAACCGCTGCGGATTCGGCAGTCTGGCCATGCAGGCCATAGGTTGTACTGCATGCCGGGGTTGTCATCTCGATACTTGTCATGTGGGAATCGCGACGCAAATAGACTCCTTGGAGGAAGCAGAAGAAAAAGGACTCCGCCGTTTTGTTCCCCGCAAATATGATAAAGCTGTTGACGGGCTTGTCCGCCTGTTTGGCGCCATGGGGGAAGAAATCAGGAAAATAACGGCGGATCTGGGCTTTACCCGCACACAGGATCTGGTAGGACGCTCCGATCTGTTGAAACAAGTCCGCCAATTGGACCGTTTGGATCTCAGCGATATTCTTCGTCCGGCACCGGTTGAATTCATTAATCCGGCCCAAGCGGTAGAAGAGGCTGCGGTAGCATCCTCTGACATCAAGATCGCTGCAGGTGCCGAAGGCCAGGAATTTTTCCCGGATACGCTATCCTTGGATGCCCCTATCCAGCGCATCTGGTCTAGGGTAAATGCCGAATCCCGTATTCTGGGCAGCCGATACGCCAGCCACCGGGTAAGAAACCGCTTCGATGGTTCCTACGACTTATTACCGGAAGTCTCCCTGCGGCTGGTTGACGGTTCCGTTCCGGGTAACGGTCTTGGTGCCTTCAATTCCCGCGGCCTGAACATTACCGTTCAGGGAGGTGCTGAAGACGGCGTCGGCAAAATGGCATTTGGCGGCAAAGTATCTGTACTGAAATCACCTGACCGGCATGGCAGGTTCATTAACGGCAGTGTAGGCAAATCCTTTGGGTACGGAGCCCAGAAAGGTTTATTCCTGATACAAGGGAACGCCGATACCCGCGCCTGTATCCGTTTCTCCGGGGCAGACGTTGTCTTTGGAGGAGAAGTTACCGAACCGCTCCGCGATGAACTCGGCTGCCTTGCAGGGCGTGCTAATCTTAAAGGCTTTGCCTTCGAATATATGACAAACGGCCGTGCAGTTGTACTTGGTGATCCCGGACCGTGGATTTGTGCCGGTATGACAGGCGGAGTAATCTATCAACGTATTCAGCCTGAACTTGGCTTGGACGAAGCGGCTATTCAGCGCCGTATTGCCAAAGGGGCCAAGGTCCGGATAGAAGCACTGGGTGAGAAAGGTGAACAGGACCTAAAGGAACTGCTCGGCGCTTACCGCAATGAACTTGCCGAAAGCGGCCAGAGTCAAGCCGTGGCGAAGATTGACGGACTTCTTTCTAATCTTGGTTCCAACTTTATTCGTATCGCCCCTGCCCGTCTCCAGGCAGATCAGTCTGTAGCAACAGAATAA
- a CDS encoding sugar phosphate isomerase/epimerase family protein, with the protein MKKVAEIGYEGVEFAGYGGLSQGLREVLEDTGLKSVGSHVSLEMLRDSLDEVIEMNKTIGTRYVVCPYLGDDCRNTGQMDKVAGILTRSGEELAKHGIGFGYHNHSFEFEIKVGDESVAISYKWLQDNYL; encoded by the coding sequence TTGAAGAAGGTAGCTGAAATCGGTTATGAAGGTGTCGAATTTGCAGGTTATGGGGGATTGTCTCAGGGGCTGAGAGAGGTACTGGAAGATACCGGACTCAAGTCTGTAGGCAGCCATGTCAGTCTAGAGATGCTGAGAGATTCTCTGGATGAGGTTATCGAAATGAACAAAACCATCGGAACCAGGTACGTAGTTTGCCCTTATCTCGGGGATGATTGCCGGAATACAGGACAGATGGATAAGGTTGCCGGTATTCTGACTAGAAGCGGGGAAGAGCTTGCCAAGCATGGAATCGGGTTTGGTTATCACAACCATTCATTTGAATTTGAAATCAAGGTCGGCGATGAAAGCGTAGCCATTAGCTATAAGTGGCTTCAGGACAATTATTTATAG
- a CDS encoding glutamate-1-semialdehyde 2,1-aminomutase produces the protein MPRIQSEQIYEQALQHIVGGVNSPSRSFMAVGGGAPVFMKRAEGAYFWDVDGNRYIDYLAAYGPIITGHAHHHVTEAICNTARNGTLYGTPTELEITFSRMLKEAIPSMDKVRFVNSGTEAVMTTIRVARAFTGRTKIIKFAGCYHGHSDLVLVAAGSGPSTLGTPDSAGVPSTIAQEVITVSFNDVAALKAALERWGEDVAAVMVEPIVGNFGMVMPKPGFLEGLCKAARENGSLVIYDEVITGFRFHYGAAQNYSSLGNREAIEPDLTALGKIIGGGLPIGAYGGRKEIMEQVAPLGPAYQAGTMAGNPASISAGIACLEVLRQPGTYEKMDRLAAVLTSGLAESARRHGIPLTINRIAGAFSTHFCSHPVTNYEEAQDTDSEQFAKFFRLMLDQGINLAPSKYEAWFLTTAHTEEDISATLEAGEKAFTEMARA, from the coding sequence ATGCCACGTATCCAATCTGAACAGATCTATGAACAAGCCCTTCAACATATTGTGGGGGGTGTTAACAGCCCTTCCCGTTCGTTTATGGCTGTAGGCGGGGGTGCCCCGGTATTTATGAAACGCGCGGAAGGAGCGTATTTCTGGGACGTAGACGGGAACCGGTACATTGATTATCTAGCCGCCTATGGACCGATTATTACCGGGCATGCCCATCACCATGTAACGGAAGCGATCTGCAACACGGCCCGCAACGGAACCCTCTACGGGACTCCGACAGAACTTGAGATCACGTTCAGCAGGATGCTCAAAGAAGCTATTCCGTCAATGGATAAGGTACGGTTTGTCAACTCAGGTACGGAAGCTGTGATGACTACGATCCGTGTGGCCCGTGCATTCACCGGAAGAACCAAGATTATCAAGTTTGCCGGCTGTTACCACGGCCATTCCGACCTCGTGCTTGTAGCAGCAGGATCGGGACCTTCCACTCTCGGGACCCCGGACAGCGCAGGGGTACCCTCTACCATCGCCCAGGAGGTTATCACGGTATCGTTCAATGACGTGGCGGCATTAAAAGCAGCCTTGGAACGTTGGGGTGAAGACGTGGCTGCCGTCATGGTCGAACCCATCGTCGGCAACTTTGGCATGGTCATGCCGAAACCCGGCTTCCTCGAAGGCCTGTGTAAAGCCGCCAGGGAGAACGGCTCTCTCGTCATCTATGACGAGGTTATCACGGGCTTCCGTTTCCATTACGGAGCTGCTCAAAACTATAGTAGCCTCGGTAACCGCGAGGCCATCGAACCAGACCTTACAGCCCTGGGCAAAATCATCGGCGGAGGACTGCCGATTGGAGCTTATGGCGGCCGTAAGGAGATTATGGAGCAGGTCGCCCCACTGGGACCTGCTTACCAGGCCGGCACGATGGCGGGAAATCCAGCTTCCATCTCAGCCGGCATCGCCTGCCTGGAAGTGCTGCGGCAGCCTGGTACCTATGAAAAGATGGACCGTCTTGCTGCTGTCCTGACGAGTGGACTGGCTGAATCCGCCAGGCGCCATGGCATACCGCTCACCATCAACCGTATTGCAGGTGCTTTCTCCACTCATTTCTGCAGCCATCCGGTAACGAATTATGAAGAAGCTCAGGATACAGACAGCGAACAGTTCGCCAAGTTCTTCCGTCTTATGCTGGATCAGGGTATTAACCTCGCTCCGTCCAAGTATGAAGCATGGTTTCTGACAACGGCTCACACCGAGGAAGATATATCGGCGACCTTGGAAGCCGGAGAAAAAGCTTTTACCGAAATGGCCCGTGCCTAA
- a CDS encoding inositol monophosphatase family protein has translation MSKEEVFRVGGKNFTAVAVNCAAKAGEWIKSKLGDIRHIHKKSSSRDLVTEVDKGAETLIRNLIMTHFPHHSFLGEEGVEPGPETSAKALRDYKDAEYLWIVDPIDGTTNYIHGFPFFSISIALAHKGEVIVGVVYDPSRDEIFVGEKGKGAYVRGVTTKVSEEKVLDESLLATGFPTDRDVNLSTNMAALNALVPKVRNIRAGGSAALHLAYVAAGRLSGYWEVGLNVWDLAAGVLLVQESGGKVTDTEGRPYHLGTRHVAATNGHIHDELLDMLKRHEPAGV, from the coding sequence ATGAGCAAAGAGGAAGTATTCCGCGTTGGCGGAAAAAACTTCACGGCGGTTGCAGTCAATTGTGCAGCCAAAGCAGGAGAATGGATTAAAAGTAAACTTGGAGATATCCGTCACATCCATAAAAAAAGTTCCTCACGTGATCTGGTCACAGAGGTGGACAAGGGGGCAGAGACTCTTATCCGCAATCTGATCATGACCCATTTTCCCCATCACTCCTTTTTGGGAGAAGAAGGAGTAGAACCGGGACCGGAGACCTCCGCCAAAGCTCTCCGGGATTACAAAGATGCAGAGTATTTATGGATTGTGGACCCGATTGACGGTACGACCAATTATATTCACGGTTTTCCTTTTTTCTCGATTTCAATTGCACTTGCCCATAAGGGAGAAGTAATCGTGGGAGTAGTATATGATCCTTCACGGGATGAAATATTTGTCGGGGAGAAGGGAAAAGGAGCCTATGTACGGGGAGTCACTACCAAGGTTTCCGAAGAAAAGGTTTTGGATGAAAGTCTGCTGGCTACCGGATTTCCAACTGACCGGGATGTCAATCTCTCCACTAATATGGCTGCTCTAAATGCACTCGTTCCGAAAGTAAGAAATATCCGGGCAGGAGGATCGGCTGCTTTGCATCTGGCCTATGTAGCAGCCGGGCGTTTAAGCGGTTATTGGGAAGTTGGCCTGAATGTCTGGGATTTGGCAGCAGGCGTTCTGCTTGTACAAGAATCCGGCGGAAAAGTGACGGATACGGAAGGCCGTCCTTATCATTTGGGAACCCGTCATGTTGCAGCCACGAACGGGCATATTCATGACGAGCTTTTGGACATGCTGAAACGACATGAACCAGCCGGCGTTTAA
- the bioB gene encoding biotin synthase BioB, giving the protein MTRTITKKTICWNELAEKSIRGECLTREEGLAVLRSKDEELLALLHAAYRVRFHFYGNKVKLNLIINAKSGLCPEDCGYCSQSIVSKAPIAKYPLLEKEVLIEGARQALKLNVGTYCIVASGRGPTNRELGQVIEAVEEIKATMPLKICACLGRLSDEQAARLQAAGVDRYNHNLNTSSSNHARITSTHTYSDRVETVNNVKRSGMSPCSGVIIGMKESDQDVLDMAYALRGLDVDSIPVNFLNPIEGTPLEGHSQLNPRQCLRTLALIRLVCPTKEIRIAGGREIHLRSLQPLGLYAANSIFIGDYLTTKGQEQTKDYQMLEDMGFEIETCAL; this is encoded by the coding sequence ATGACGCGAACCATAACAAAAAAGACGATTTGCTGGAATGAGCTTGCGGAGAAATCGATACGCGGAGAATGCCTGACAAGGGAAGAAGGGCTTGCTGTGCTTAGGTCCAAAGACGAAGAACTTCTTGCTTTGCTCCATGCTGCTTACCGGGTCCGTTTTCATTTTTACGGAAACAAAGTTAAATTGAATCTGATTATCAACGCTAAGAGCGGCCTTTGCCCTGAGGACTGCGGATACTGCTCGCAATCTATTGTATCCAAAGCCCCTATTGCCAAATATCCTTTACTTGAAAAAGAGGTGCTTATAGAGGGGGCCAGACAGGCTTTAAAGCTTAATGTAGGTACTTATTGCATTGTGGCAAGCGGCCGGGGTCCGACAAACCGCGAACTGGGTCAGGTTATTGAGGCTGTCGAAGAGATCAAGGCGACCATGCCCCTAAAAATCTGTGCCTGTCTGGGAAGATTGTCTGACGAACAAGCTGCACGGCTGCAGGCGGCAGGTGTAGACCGTTATAATCATAACCTGAATACGAGCAGTTCCAACCATGCCCGGATTACGAGCACTCATACGTATTCGGACCGGGTAGAGACTGTAAACAATGTGAAACGTTCGGGAATGTCTCCTTGTTCAGGCGTCATTATTGGCATGAAAGAAAGCGACCAGGACGTTCTGGACATGGCTTATGCCCTTAGGGGACTGGACGTGGATTCTATTCCGGTAAATTTCCTGAATCCCATTGAAGGGACGCCGCTGGAAGGCCACTCCCAGTTGAATCCCCGCCAATGTTTGCGAACGCTGGCGCTAATCCGTCTTGTTTGTCCCACCAAGGAAATCCGGATCGCAGGGGGACGGGAAATACATTTGCGCAGTCTGCAGCCTCTTGGATTGTATGCGGCCAATTCCATTTTTATTGGGGATTACCTGACAACAAAAGGACAAGAGCAAACCAAGGACTATCAGATGTTGGAAGATATGGGATTTGAAATTGAAACTTGTGCGCTATAA
- the fabI gene encoding enoyl-ACP reductase FabI, translating into MNPLLEGKNILVMGVANDRSIAWAIAQSLASQGARLAFTYESERVEQRVRKLADTIPNSLVLPCNVTVDEDIEHLGEALKSEFGVLHGFVHSIAFAKGEDLGGMFVDTSRDGFALAHDISAYSLTAVAKRVYPLMTEGGSIMTMTYLGAERALPNYNVMGVAKAALEASVRYLAVDLGKFGIRVNGISAGPIRTLAAKGIKDFNTILHSVEEKAPLRKTTETAEVGDTAMFLMSHLSRGITGEIIYVDGGYNIVGV; encoded by the coding sequence ATGAATCCATTATTGGAAGGAAAAAATATTCTGGTTATGGGCGTAGCGAATGACCGCAGCATAGCCTGGGCCATTGCCCAATCGTTGGCCTCACAGGGAGCAAGGCTGGCGTTCACCTATGAAAGCGAAAGGGTTGAGCAGCGTGTCCGCAAACTGGCGGATACTATCCCGAATTCATTGGTGCTCCCTTGCAACGTCACAGTGGATGAGGATATAGAGCATCTGGGAGAAGCCCTAAAATCTGAATTTGGCGTACTGCATGGTTTCGTACATAGTATTGCTTTTGCCAAAGGGGAAGATCTGGGAGGCATGTTCGTTGATACTTCACGGGACGGATTTGCCCTGGCCCATGATATCAGTGCATATTCCTTAACAGCTGTTGCCAAGCGGGTATATCCGCTCATGACCGAGGGCGGCAGCATCATGACGATGACCTACCTTGGTGCTGAACGCGCCCTGCCAAATTATAATGTCATGGGAGTGGCCAAAGCGGCACTCGAGGCAAGCGTACGTTATCTGGCAGTAGATCTTGGCAAGTTTGGTATCCGGGTTAACGGAATTTCCGCAGGTCCAATCCGTACCCTTGCGGCCAAAGGGATCAAGGACTTTAATACCATTTTACATTCGGTTGAAGAAAAAGCCCCGCTCCGCAAGACTACGGAAACCGCGGAAGTGGGAGATACAGCCATGTTCCTGATGAGCCATCTGTCCCGGGGGATTACCGGAGAAATAATCTACGTGGATGGCGGCTACAACATCGTGGGTGTATAA